Proteins co-encoded in one Setaria viridis chromosome 9, Setaria_viridis_v4.0, whole genome shotgun sequence genomic window:
- the LOC117838890 gene encoding lysine-specific demethylase JMJ706 isoform X2, which translates to MVEGRSYLPAEVRNGLETLKRRRLERMRLSAQNEVGDNPAVAARSGGDALRSPVNCGVRLHSNNGTGVSGNVQDKDPFAKRKVEKFDMSNLEWINKIPECPVYSPTREEFEDPIAYIQKISPEAAKYGICKIVAPVSASVPAGVVLMKEQPNFKFMTRVQPLRLAEWAEDDTVTFFMSGRKYTFRDYERMANKVFSKKYSSASCLPARYVEEEFWREIAFGKMDFVEYACDVDGSAFSSSPHDQLGKSNWNLKNFSRLPNSVLRLLQMPIPGVTDPMLYIGMLFSMFAWHVEDHYLYSINYHHCGAFKTWYGIPGDAAPGFERVASQYVYNKDILIGDGEDAAFDVLLGKTTMFPPNVLLDHNVPVYRAVQRPGEFVITFPRSYHAGFSHGFNCGEAVNFAIGDWFPLGSLASKRYALLNRTPLLAHEELLCRSAVLLSQKLLTCDPEFLDKSEHPYSQYCVKSCFVRLMRFQRRARGLLAKMGSQICYKPKTFPNLSCSMCRRDCYITHVLCGCNFDPVCLHHEQEVRSCPCKSNRVVYVREDILELEALSRKFEQDISLYKERLCIGSSKEAEISDLNVERVPNFGTTPDFSNNKTGISGFVTADDGKSCPAVSILTSPAHHETPRFSEARAINTSVTEVTYAMDEISSGMDDACNGLGSCNASAMECSDNSDSESEIFRVKRRSTSSDKPTSDAKISNLSEQQVLRRLKKVHPEVQRASKRLEEPDTCSVRSVRMSQKSSNPASSDDEREDMVPISWRIKRRQLETQHNDASHGAKPQSCPPSSSSREEFAERTRDATAELRPKRVKIRLPSSASRQLEQQRSSGQRFARDDKLSLGCPWTF; encoded by the exons ATG GTGGAGGGTAGAAGTTATCTCCCCGCAGAGGTCAGGAATGGCCTTGAGACCCTGAAGCGGAGGAGGCTCGAGAGGATGCGTCTTAGCGCTCAGAATGAAGTGGGCGACAATCCTGCGGTGGCTGCTAGAAGCGGCGGGGATGCCTTGCGGAGCCCCGTAAACTGTGGGGTCAGATTGCATTCAAACAATGGAACAGGTGTATCTGGAAATGTCCAGGACAAGGATCCTTTTGCAAAGCGCAAGGTGGAGAAGTTTGATATGTCCAACCTTGAATGGATCAACAAGATACCAGAGTGCCCTGTGTATTCTCCCACCAGGGAAGAGTTTGAGGATCCCATTGCTTATATACAGAAGATTTCACCTGAGGCTGCAAAATATG GTATTTGCAAAATCGTGGCTCCAGTAAGTGCTTCTGTTCCTGCTGGTGTTGTGCTGATGAAGGAACAGCCCAATTTTAAGTTCATGACTAGGGTTCAGCCCCTTCGTCTAGCTGAATGGGCTGAAGATGATACAGTCACTTTCTTCATGAGTGGAAG AAAGTACACATTCAGAGACTATGAGAGAATGGCCAACAAAGTGTTCTCTAAGAAATATTCCAGCGCTAGTTGTCTCCCAGCTAGGTATGTGGAGGAGGAATTCTGGCGTGAaattgcttttggcaaaatggATTTCGTAGAATATGCTTGTGATGTTGATGGGAgtgccttctcttcttctcctcatGATCAACTTGGGAAAAGCAATTGGAACCTCAAG AATTTTTCACGGCTCCCCAATTCTGTTCTGAGACTCCTTCAGATGCCAATTCCA GGAGTAACAGATCCAATGCTTTATATTGGGATGCTTTTCAGCATGTTTGCATGGCATGTGGAAGACCATTATTTGTACAG CATCAATTACCATCACTGTGGGGCATTTAAAACGTGGTACGGGATACCAGGCGATGCGGCCCCTGGGTTTGAAAGGGTTGCTAGCCAGTATGTATATAACAAGGACATTTTGATTGGTGATGGGGAGGATGCAGCATTTGATGTTCTACTGGGGAAGACAACAATGTTCCCTCCTAATGTCTTACTAGATCACAATGTTCCTGTATATAGGGCTGTACAAAGACCTGGGGAGTTTGTTATTACTTTCCCTCGTTCTTACCACGCGGGCTTTAGCCATG GTTTTAATTGTGGAGAGGCTgttaattttgctattggtGATTGGTTTCCTTTGGGTTCTCTGGCTAGCAAGCGCTACGCACTTTTGAACAGAACTCCATTGCTTGCACATGAGGAGCTACTCTGTCGTTCTGCTGTGCTTCTGTCCCAAAAGCTGTTGACTTGTGATCCAGAATTCTTGGATAAGTCAGAACATCCATATTCCCAATATTGTGTGAAATCCTGCTTCGTGCGGTTGATGCGATTCCAGCGACGTGCACGTGGCCTACTTGCTAAAATGGGCTCTCAAATATGCTATAAGCCAAAAACTTTTCCAAATCTGTCCTGTAGCATGTGCCGGCGTGATTGCTACATCACACACGTGTTGTGTGGATGTAACTTTGATCCTGTCTGCCTACATCACG AACAAGAAGTCCGGAGCTGCCCTTGTAAGTCCAACCGTGTTGTCTATGTTAGAGAGGACATACTGGAGCTAGAGGCTCTATCAAGAAAATTTGAGCAGGATATTTCCTTGTACAAGGAAAGGCTTTGCATTGGCTCATCTAAGGAGGCTGAGATATCTGATTTAAATGTTGAGCGTGTCCCAAATTTTGGGACTACGCCGGATTTTAGCAACAATAAAACTGGCATTTCAGGCTTTGTTACAGCTGATGATGGAAAGAGTTGTCCTGCAGTATCAATTTTGACATCTCCTGCGCATCATGAGACGCCCAGATTTTCAGAAGCAAGG GCAATAAACACATCAGTGACCGAAGTAACTTATGCTATGGATGAGATTTCATCTGGCATGGATGATGCTTGTAATGGACTGGGTTCATGTAATGCTTCAGCCATGGAATGCAGTGATAATTCTGATTCTGAATCTGAAATTTTCCGAGTCAAGCGCAGGTCCACCTCATCTGATAAACCTACTTCTGACGCAAAGATATCAAACTTATCTGAACAGCAG GTTCTGAGGCGGCTGAAGAAGGTGCATCCTGAAGTACAACGGGCCAGTAAGCGCCTAGAAGAACCTGATACTTGTTCAGTTCGTTCTGTCCGTATGAGCCAGAAGAGCTCAAATCCTGCCTCTTCTGATGATGAAAGAGAGGACATGGTTCCCATTTCTTGGAGGATAAAGCGGCGGCAGTTGGAAACTCAGCATAATGATGCAAGTCATGGTGCGAAACCACAGTCATGTCCGCCTTCCAGCAGTTCTCGAGAAGAGTTTGCAGAAAGAACTAGAGATGCCACGGCAGAGCTCCGTCCAAAACGAGTGAAAATCCGGCTACCTTCTAGTGCCAGTAGACAGCTTGAGCAGCAGCGCAGTTCCGGGCAGAGATTTGCAAGGGATGACAAGTTGTCGCTTGGTTGTCCATGGACATTCTAG
- the LOC117838890 gene encoding lysine-specific demethylase JMJ706 isoform X1 has translation MLVYEAGDTPAELLVVQVKLRGAVLFLPCGAPVVFVRHIPPPFSTNFFSVSSTMVVTHVEGRSYLPAEVRNGLETLKRRRLERMRLSAQNEVGDNPAVAARSGGDALRSPVNCGVRLHSNNGTGVSGNVQDKDPFAKRKVEKFDMSNLEWINKIPECPVYSPTREEFEDPIAYIQKISPEAAKYGICKIVAPVSASVPAGVVLMKEQPNFKFMTRVQPLRLAEWAEDDTVTFFMSGRKYTFRDYERMANKVFSKKYSSASCLPARYVEEEFWREIAFGKMDFVEYACDVDGSAFSSSPHDQLGKSNWNLKNFSRLPNSVLRLLQMPIPGVTDPMLYIGMLFSMFAWHVEDHYLYSINYHHCGAFKTWYGIPGDAAPGFERVASQYVYNKDILIGDGEDAAFDVLLGKTTMFPPNVLLDHNVPVYRAVQRPGEFVITFPRSYHAGFSHGFNCGEAVNFAIGDWFPLGSLASKRYALLNRTPLLAHEELLCRSAVLLSQKLLTCDPEFLDKSEHPYSQYCVKSCFVRLMRFQRRARGLLAKMGSQICYKPKTFPNLSCSMCRRDCYITHVLCGCNFDPVCLHHEQEVRSCPCKSNRVVYVREDILELEALSRKFEQDISLYKERLCIGSSKEAEISDLNVERVPNFGTTPDFSNNKTGISGFVTADDGKSCPAVSILTSPAHHETPRFSEARAINTSVTEVTYAMDEISSGMDDACNGLGSCNASAMECSDNSDSESEIFRVKRRSTSSDKPTSDAKISNLSEQQVLRRLKKVHPEVQRASKRLEEPDTCSVRSVRMSQKSSNPASSDDEREDMVPISWRIKRRQLETQHNDASHGAKPQSCPPSSSSREEFAERTRDATAELRPKRVKIRLPSSASRQLEQQRSSGQRFARDDKLSLGCPWTF, from the exons ATGCTAGTATATGAGGCTGGAGATACTCCTGCTGAATTGCTAGTTGTACAAGTCAAGTTACGGGGCGCTGTCCTATTCTTGCCGTGTGGGGCTCCCGTCGTGTTTGTGCGCCACATCCCACCGCCCTTTTCCACAAATTTCTTCTCCGTCAGCTCCACCATGGTCGTAACGCAT GTGGAGGGTAGAAGTTATCTCCCCGCAGAGGTCAGGAATGGCCTTGAGACCCTGAAGCGGAGGAGGCTCGAGAGGATGCGTCTTAGCGCTCAGAATGAAGTGGGCGACAATCCTGCGGTGGCTGCTAGAAGCGGCGGGGATGCCTTGCGGAGCCCCGTAAACTGTGGGGTCAGATTGCATTCAAACAATGGAACAGGTGTATCTGGAAATGTCCAGGACAAGGATCCTTTTGCAAAGCGCAAGGTGGAGAAGTTTGATATGTCCAACCTTGAATGGATCAACAAGATACCAGAGTGCCCTGTGTATTCTCCCACCAGGGAAGAGTTTGAGGATCCCATTGCTTATATACAGAAGATTTCACCTGAGGCTGCAAAATATG GTATTTGCAAAATCGTGGCTCCAGTAAGTGCTTCTGTTCCTGCTGGTGTTGTGCTGATGAAGGAACAGCCCAATTTTAAGTTCATGACTAGGGTTCAGCCCCTTCGTCTAGCTGAATGGGCTGAAGATGATACAGTCACTTTCTTCATGAGTGGAAG AAAGTACACATTCAGAGACTATGAGAGAATGGCCAACAAAGTGTTCTCTAAGAAATATTCCAGCGCTAGTTGTCTCCCAGCTAGGTATGTGGAGGAGGAATTCTGGCGTGAaattgcttttggcaaaatggATTTCGTAGAATATGCTTGTGATGTTGATGGGAgtgccttctcttcttctcctcatGATCAACTTGGGAAAAGCAATTGGAACCTCAAG AATTTTTCACGGCTCCCCAATTCTGTTCTGAGACTCCTTCAGATGCCAATTCCA GGAGTAACAGATCCAATGCTTTATATTGGGATGCTTTTCAGCATGTTTGCATGGCATGTGGAAGACCATTATTTGTACAG CATCAATTACCATCACTGTGGGGCATTTAAAACGTGGTACGGGATACCAGGCGATGCGGCCCCTGGGTTTGAAAGGGTTGCTAGCCAGTATGTATATAACAAGGACATTTTGATTGGTGATGGGGAGGATGCAGCATTTGATGTTCTACTGGGGAAGACAACAATGTTCCCTCCTAATGTCTTACTAGATCACAATGTTCCTGTATATAGGGCTGTACAAAGACCTGGGGAGTTTGTTATTACTTTCCCTCGTTCTTACCACGCGGGCTTTAGCCATG GTTTTAATTGTGGAGAGGCTgttaattttgctattggtGATTGGTTTCCTTTGGGTTCTCTGGCTAGCAAGCGCTACGCACTTTTGAACAGAACTCCATTGCTTGCACATGAGGAGCTACTCTGTCGTTCTGCTGTGCTTCTGTCCCAAAAGCTGTTGACTTGTGATCCAGAATTCTTGGATAAGTCAGAACATCCATATTCCCAATATTGTGTGAAATCCTGCTTCGTGCGGTTGATGCGATTCCAGCGACGTGCACGTGGCCTACTTGCTAAAATGGGCTCTCAAATATGCTATAAGCCAAAAACTTTTCCAAATCTGTCCTGTAGCATGTGCCGGCGTGATTGCTACATCACACACGTGTTGTGTGGATGTAACTTTGATCCTGTCTGCCTACATCACG AACAAGAAGTCCGGAGCTGCCCTTGTAAGTCCAACCGTGTTGTCTATGTTAGAGAGGACATACTGGAGCTAGAGGCTCTATCAAGAAAATTTGAGCAGGATATTTCCTTGTACAAGGAAAGGCTTTGCATTGGCTCATCTAAGGAGGCTGAGATATCTGATTTAAATGTTGAGCGTGTCCCAAATTTTGGGACTACGCCGGATTTTAGCAACAATAAAACTGGCATTTCAGGCTTTGTTACAGCTGATGATGGAAAGAGTTGTCCTGCAGTATCAATTTTGACATCTCCTGCGCATCATGAGACGCCCAGATTTTCAGAAGCAAGG GCAATAAACACATCAGTGACCGAAGTAACTTATGCTATGGATGAGATTTCATCTGGCATGGATGATGCTTGTAATGGACTGGGTTCATGTAATGCTTCAGCCATGGAATGCAGTGATAATTCTGATTCTGAATCTGAAATTTTCCGAGTCAAGCGCAGGTCCACCTCATCTGATAAACCTACTTCTGACGCAAAGATATCAAACTTATCTGAACAGCAG GTTCTGAGGCGGCTGAAGAAGGTGCATCCTGAAGTACAACGGGCCAGTAAGCGCCTAGAAGAACCTGATACTTGTTCAGTTCGTTCTGTCCGTATGAGCCAGAAGAGCTCAAATCCTGCCTCTTCTGATGATGAAAGAGAGGACATGGTTCCCATTTCTTGGAGGATAAAGCGGCGGCAGTTGGAAACTCAGCATAATGATGCAAGTCATGGTGCGAAACCACAGTCATGTCCGCCTTCCAGCAGTTCTCGAGAAGAGTTTGCAGAAAGAACTAGAGATGCCACGGCAGAGCTCCGTCCAAAACGAGTGAAAATCCGGCTACCTTCTAGTGCCAGTAGACAGCTTGAGCAGCAGCGCAGTTCCGGGCAGAGATTTGCAAGGGATGACAAGTTGTCGCTTGGTTGTCCATGGACATTCTAG